From the genome of Streptomyces sp. NBC_01317, one region includes:
- a CDS encoding polysaccharide deacetylase family protein, with the protein MARTGIRPARTARTAGVRGARSALLVLIAAALVTGCGGQLADGSQGAGGPDDKGSTVRSRATPKAPAPHGRTPSATPAGPAAPTTPTTPSTPPTPSTPPTPPGQTSSPDPKLPPPRVNMDIAHAVEGGSRRAVNITIDDGPDPTWTPKILKILRDNGARATFCMIGPQAAAHPGLVRRVVADGHRLCDHTVTHNTAMDHRSKRYQKQQILAAAQQITRASGGVEPLYYRAPGGAFTPYSRQIAASAGMRPLGWNVDTKDYEEPGVGAILHVVRHELDNGPTLLFHDGGGDRSQTAAALRKLLPWLRHHGYGFGFPVR; encoded by the coding sequence ATGGCACGCACGGGCATTCGACCGGCTCGAACAGCTCGAACGGCGGGGGTACGGGGGGCACGGTCCGCCTTGCTCGTTCTGATCGCGGCGGCCCTGGTCACGGGGTGCGGCGGCCAGCTCGCGGACGGATCCCAGGGCGCCGGCGGCCCCGACGACAAGGGCTCCACGGTCCGGTCCAGGGCCACCCCGAAGGCCCCGGCCCCACACGGCCGCACCCCATCAGCCACCCCAGCCGGCCCAGCCGCCCCGACCACCCCAACCACACCATCGACTCCCCCCACCCCATCCACTCCCCCCACCCCACCCGGCCAGACCTCTTCCCCCGACCCGAAGCTCCCCCCACCCCGCGTGAACATGGACATCGCCCACGCGGTCGAGGGCGGCAGCCGCCGCGCCGTGAACATCACCATCGACGACGGCCCCGACCCCACCTGGACCCCGAAGATCCTCAAGATCCTCCGGGACAACGGGGCCCGGGCGACCTTCTGCATGATCGGCCCGCAGGCCGCCGCCCACCCCGGCCTGGTCCGGCGGGTGGTGGCCGACGGCCACCGGCTGTGCGACCACACCGTCACGCACAACACCGCGATGGACCACCGCTCGAAGCGCTACCAGAAGCAGCAGATCCTGGCCGCGGCCCAGCAGATCACCCGGGCGTCGGGGGGCGTCGAGCCGCTGTACTACCGGGCGCCGGGCGGCGCGTTCACCCCGTACAGCAGGCAGATCGCCGCGTCGGCGGGCATGCGCCCGCTGGGCTGGAACGTGGACACGAAGGACTACGAGGAGCCGGGCGTCGGCGCGATCCTGCACGTGGTGCGGCACGAGCTGGACAACGGCCCGACCCTCCTCTTCCACGACGGCGGCGGCGACCGCTCCCAGACGGCGGCGGCGCTCAGGAAGCTGCTGCCGTGGCTGCGCCACCACGGATACGGTTTCGGCTTCCCGGTCCGCTGA
- a CDS encoding helix-turn-helix domain-containing protein produces MPVSVNTNAIFAMRKVGGELARLREHARLRQDDIAVRLECSRHNISKIERGKAFPSPDQLEEMLEAYGASVHERAALRAAIDQGRSFGRAWYERPEIQAVFTADSYRYLYLEDAAEKIFCHGGTYVPGLLQTRDYVAALVEFGQQHEATEHREIFIDVRQRRQGVLIGEHPATLDALCLESALRAVVGGRDAMRAQLDHLLTSVKRQHVNLRVIPFEAGAASVSSTPFTILDFPGVEHRSVVSSEMQRGDSVTDEAAAVRHSRRRYADLAAFALSPVLTVQLIEDIRKELS; encoded by the coding sequence GTGCCCGTCAGCGTCAACACCAACGCGATCTTCGCCATGCGGAAGGTCGGCGGGGAGCTTGCGCGACTGCGTGAGCACGCGCGCCTCCGGCAGGACGACATCGCGGTGCGCCTGGAGTGCTCACGGCACAACATCAGCAAAATCGAACGCGGCAAGGCGTTCCCGAGCCCTGACCAGCTCGAAGAGATGCTGGAGGCGTACGGAGCGAGCGTCCACGAACGCGCCGCCCTGAGGGCCGCGATCGACCAGGGCCGGTCGTTCGGCCGTGCGTGGTACGAACGTCCCGAGATCCAGGCCGTGTTCACGGCGGACTCGTACCGCTACCTCTACCTGGAGGACGCGGCCGAGAAGATCTTCTGCCACGGCGGCACGTACGTACCAGGGCTCCTCCAGACCAGGGACTACGTGGCCGCCCTTGTCGAGTTCGGGCAGCAACACGAAGCCACGGAACACCGCGAGATCTTCATCGACGTACGGCAGAGGCGTCAGGGCGTGCTCATCGGTGAACACCCGGCCACCCTGGACGCGTTGTGCCTGGAGTCAGCCCTGAGGGCTGTCGTCGGCGGGCGGGACGCCATGCGGGCCCAGCTGGACCACTTGCTGACGTCGGTCAAACGACAGCACGTCAACCTGCGCGTGATCCCGTTCGAGGCGGGCGCGGCCAGCGTCTCCAGCACACCGTTCACCATTCTCGACTTCCCCGGCGTCGAACACCGCAGTGTGGTCTCGTCCGAGATGCAACGGGGAGACTCCGTAACCGACGAAGCGGCAGCAGTCCGGCATTCACGACGGAGGTACGCCGACCTGGCGGCCTTCGCCCTGAGCCCCGTACTCACCGTTCAGCTCATCGAAGACATCAGGAAAGAACTGTCGTGA
- a CDS encoding toxic anion resistance protein has protein sequence MSNELILTPPEPVAPVRTEQAAGLVPVDDSVHDEMTRRAAEYVGSLSGLDARSPEFTARVGEITNLGSGEIRGAAQQSNRMLDRTVRTLASGGEDAQSRVSSSLVELRRTVEDLDPRDTPGKGARRFLSKLPGGNKLRDHAAKYASSQSTLNKIVGSLRGGQDELRRDNAALHTERTRLWETMGKLQEYAVLTGALDAAVGERIAEADLVDPAQADALRADVLFPVRQKHQDLLTQLAVCAQGYLAMDLVRRNNDELIKGVDRAATTTVSALRIAVMLASALENQRKVTEQVTVLRATTEDLIRGNAEMLATQSGEIQRLAAEPAVGAETLRAAFQQIYTTLDAIDTYKIQATESMAATVESLTTELQNASAHLERTRSAGVLEGGSR, from the coding sequence ATGAGCAACGAACTGATCCTCACCCCGCCCGAGCCGGTCGCCCCGGTGCGCACCGAGCAGGCCGCGGGGCTCGTACCGGTGGACGACTCCGTACACGACGAGATGACGCGGCGCGCCGCCGAGTACGTCGGGTCGCTGTCCGGGCTCGACGCCCGCTCGCCCGAATTCACCGCCCGCGTAGGGGAGATAACGAACCTCGGCTCCGGTGAGATCCGGGGCGCCGCCCAGCAGTCCAACCGGATGCTGGACCGTACGGTACGGACCCTCGCGTCGGGCGGCGAGGACGCGCAGTCGCGTGTCTCGTCGTCCCTGGTGGAACTGCGTCGTACCGTCGAGGACTTGGACCCGCGCGACACCCCCGGCAAGGGGGCCAGGCGCTTCCTCTCCAAACTGCCCGGCGGCAACAAGCTGCGCGACCACGCGGCCAAGTACGCCTCCTCCCAGTCCACTTTGAACAAGATCGTCGGCTCGCTCCGGGGCGGCCAGGACGAACTGCGTCGCGACAACGCCGCGTTGCACACCGAGCGCACCCGCCTGTGGGAGACCATGGGCAAGCTCCAGGAGTACGCGGTCCTCACCGGCGCGCTCGACGCGGCGGTCGGCGAGCGCATCGCCGAGGCCGACCTCGTGGACCCCGCCCAGGCGGACGCGCTGCGCGCCGACGTTCTCTTCCCCGTCCGGCAGAAGCACCAGGACCTGCTCACCCAACTCGCCGTCTGCGCACAGGGATACCTGGCGATGGACCTCGTGCGGCGCAACAACGACGAGCTGATCAAGGGCGTCGACCGCGCGGCCACCACCACCGTCTCCGCCCTGCGGATCGCGGTGATGCTGGCCTCGGCGCTGGAGAACCAGCGCAAGGTGACCGAGCAGGTGACCGTCCTGCGGGCGACGACGGAGGACCTGATCCGGGGCAACGCGGAGATGCTCGCCACCCAGAGCGGCGAGATCCAGCGCCTCGCGGCGGAGCCCGCGGTGGGCGCGGAGACGCTGCGCGCGGCCTTCCAGCAGATCTACACCACGCTCGACGCGATCGACACGTACAAGATCCAGGCGACGGAGTCGATGGCGGCGACCGTGGAGTCGCTCACGACGGAGTTGCAGAACGCGAGCGCGCACCTGGAGCGGACCCGTTCGGCGGGCGTCCTGGAAGGCGGCTCGCGATGA
- a CDS encoding substrate-binding and vWA domain-containing protein: protein MRRLSVGQRVLRRKLLRATATIAALLATLTACSSDTTPTRPSTTNQPGGTNGSAADTTYQKGTLRVLASSELSDMQGVLDLAEKQTGVKVRPTWTGTLDAADLIASGGADGKYDAVWLSSNDYLRLSPGVSRRLTNETPVMSSPVALGVKAATVKRLGWQPDRVTWSQVYEAVAAGRLTYGMTDPVRSNSGFSGLISVASGLSGAQAALTDADVRAATPKLTEFFAGQKLTSGSSGWLATAYTRHHTVDALVNYESVLLSMNRDSHTGLTVIRPRDGVVTADYPFTLLTSAPREAKEAGQALTTYLRSPEAQQALTDQTFRRPVVPSVKPAEGLATDKRRELPFPGTRSVADGLLNAYENKLRRPSRTVYVLDTSGSMEGGRLDRLKAALTTLTGTGNSPTGDRFRDREEVTFMPFGAEVKEVTSHTVAPGDPSAALDAIRADAASLTASGETAIYSSLEEAYSRLGQGSSDTFTSIVLMTDGENTTGASAGDFDTFYARLPAERRTTPVFPIVFGDSDRGELAHIAELTGGRLFDATRGSLDGAFEEIRGYQ, encoded by the coding sequence ATGAGACGACTCTCGGTAGGACAAAGGGTATTGAGACGAAAGCTCCTCCGCGCCACAGCCACGATCGCCGCCCTCCTGGCGACGCTCACCGCCTGCTCCTCCGACACCACCCCCACCCGCCCGAGCACCACGAACCAGCCGGGCGGCACGAACGGAAGCGCCGCGGACACCACGTACCAGAAGGGCACGCTCCGCGTGCTCGCCTCCAGCGAACTGTCCGACATGCAGGGCGTGTTGGACCTGGCCGAGAAGCAGACAGGAGTGAAGGTACGGCCCACCTGGACCGGCACCCTGGACGCGGCTGACCTCATCGCCTCCGGCGGCGCCGACGGGAAGTACGACGCGGTGTGGCTGTCGTCCAACGACTACCTGCGGCTGAGCCCGGGGGTCTCCCGGCGCCTCACCAACGAGACCCCGGTCATGTCGTCGCCGGTCGCCCTGGGCGTCAAGGCGGCGACGGTGAAGCGGCTCGGCTGGCAGCCGGACCGGGTCACCTGGTCCCAGGTGTACGAGGCGGTCGCGGCCGGCCGGCTCACCTACGGCATGACCGATCCCGTACGTTCCAACTCAGGCTTCTCCGGCCTGATTTCGGTGGCCTCCGGGCTGTCCGGCGCGCAGGCGGCACTCACCGACGCCGATGTGCGCGCAGCGACGCCGAAGTTGACGGAGTTCTTCGCGGGCCAGAAACTCACGTCCGGTTCGTCGGGGTGGCTGGCCACCGCGTACACCCGCCACCACACCGTCGACGCCCTGGTCAACTACGAGTCGGTCCTGCTGTCCATGAACCGCGACAGCCACACCGGACTCACCGTGATCCGCCCCAGGGACGGGGTGGTGACCGCCGACTACCCCTTTACGCTGCTGACGTCGGCGCCCCGGGAGGCCAAGGAGGCGGGGCAGGCACTCACCACGTACCTGCGGAGCCCGGAGGCCCAACAGGCCCTGACAGACCAGACGTTCCGCCGCCCGGTCGTCCCCTCGGTGAAGCCCGCCGAGGGCCTGGCGACCGACAAGCGGCGCGAACTGCCGTTCCCCGGCACACGATCGGTCGCGGACGGGCTGCTGAACGCGTACGAGAACAAACTGCGCCGGCCCTCGCGCACGGTGTACGTGCTGGACACCTCCGGCTCGATGGAGGGCGGACGTCTCGACCGGTTGAAGGCCGCGCTGACCACCCTGACGGGTACGGGCAACTCGCCGACCGGCGACCGTTTCCGCGACCGGGAGGAGGTGACCTTCATGCCGTTCGGCGCGGAGGTGAAGGAGGTCACGAGCCATACGGTCGCCCCCGGCGACCCGTCGGCGGCGCTGGACGCGATCCGCGCGGACGCCGCGTCCCTGACGGCGTCCGGCGAGACGGCGATCTACAGCAGCCTGGAGGAGGCGTACTCCCGTCTGGGACAGGGCAGTTCGGACACCTTCACCTCGATCGTGCTGATGACGGACGGCGAGAACACCACGGGTGCGAGCGCCGGGGACTTCGACACCTTCTACGCGCGGCTCCCGGCCGAGCGACGTACCACACCGGTCTTCCCCATCGTCTTCGGCGACTCGGACCGGGGGGAGCTGGCCCACATCGCGGAACTCACCGGCGGCCGGCTCTTCGACGCGACGCGGGGTTCCCTGGACGGAGCATTCGAGGAGATCCGTGGCTACCAGTAG
- a CDS encoding helix-turn-helix domain-containing protein yields the protein MSHNELGLFLRARREAVTPAQVGLPGGSRRRTPGLRRSELAMLAGISVEYLARLEQGRGRHPSPQVLSALADALRLTADERFALMRAEKVTTGTLGLCPGAGTPPTRTVRPTVRALLDRLEPTPSVLVNRLTEVLAYTEGYARLVAPLGLLDSPAPNLARYVFTDRRARRVLMDWEREADVLVSRLKTDSVPEDRFLASFVEELSGAAGALFTDRWARAALTPESPLSQRVAHPAAGALSLATETLDLPGLDGLHVVVHLPADDATSAALDNLTGRRPGALHAVAG from the coding sequence GTGAGCCACAACGAGCTGGGCCTTTTCCTGCGCGCCCGCCGCGAGGCCGTGACACCGGCCCAGGTGGGCCTCCCCGGCGGCAGCCGCCGCCGTACGCCCGGTCTGCGCCGGTCCGAGCTGGCGATGCTGGCGGGTATCAGCGTCGAGTACCTGGCCCGCCTCGAACAGGGCCGGGGCCGTCACCCCTCGCCCCAGGTGCTCAGCGCCCTCGCCGACGCGCTGCGGCTGACGGCCGACGAGCGTTTCGCGCTCATGCGCGCGGAGAAGGTCACCACCGGCACGCTGGGACTCTGCCCGGGCGCGGGCACGCCGCCGACCCGTACCGTACGACCCACGGTGCGGGCCCTGCTCGACCGGCTGGAGCCCACCCCCTCAGTCCTGGTCAACCGGCTGACCGAGGTGCTGGCGTACACGGAGGGGTACGCGCGGCTGGTCGCCCCGCTGGGCCTGCTGGACTCCCCCGCCCCGAATCTCGCCCGCTATGTCTTCACGGACCGGCGGGCCCGTAGGGTCCTGATGGACTGGGAGCGCGAGGCGGACGTACTGGTCTCGCGCCTCAAGACCGACTCCGTACCGGAGGACCGCTTCCTGGCGTCGTTCGTGGAGGAGCTGTCCGGGGCGGCCGGGGCTCTTTTCACGGACCGCTGGGCGCGCGCCGCCCTCACGCCCGAGAGCCCGCTGTCACAGCGGGTGGCACATCCGGCCGCGGGCGCACTCAGCCTGGCGACCGAGACGCTGGACCTGCCGGGCCTGGACGGCCTGCACGTGGTGGTTCACCTGCCGGCGGACGACGCCACGTCGGCGGCGCTGGACAACCTGACGGGGCGCAGGCCCGGGGCGCTGCACGCGGTGGCGGGGTAA
- a CDS encoding DoxX family protein, which yields MFIAYAVVGLLLAAGLTMSAVGTFTRNEKVIASMLGLGVPESWLPRLATLKALGAVGLVVGLWVPLIGEAAAVGVLLYFIGAVITHLRAKDHEIAPAGVFVVLAVGAFVLRLASA from the coding sequence GTGTTCATCGCCTATGCCGTCGTCGGCCTGTTGCTCGCCGCCGGACTGACCATGTCCGCCGTCGGTACGTTCACCCGCAACGAGAAGGTCATCGCGTCGATGCTCGGACTCGGCGTACCGGAGTCCTGGCTTCCGCGGCTGGCCACGCTGAAAGCGCTCGGCGCGGTGGGACTGGTCGTGGGGCTGTGGGTGCCGCTGATAGGCGAGGCGGCGGCGGTCGGGGTTCTCCTCTACTTCATCGGGGCCGTCATCACCCATCTGCGCGCCAAGGACCACGAGATCGCCCCGGCGGGGGTGTTCGTGGTGCTGGCCGTCGGCGCGTTTGTGCTGCGCCTCGCCTCGGCCTGA
- a CDS encoding N-acyl-D-amino-acid deacylase family protein translates to MDLVIQDVQVVDGTGDPSYRADVGLTDGRIAAIRREGAGPRLSAARSLDAAGLALSPGFIDMHAHSDLALLRDPGHAAKAAQGVTLEVIGQDGLSYAPVDDPTLAQVRQSITGWNGGGSDIDFDWRTVGEYLDRLDHGFDGEGIAVNAAYLIPQGTVRMYAVGWDDRPATGAELARMEQLVAEGLEQGAVGMSSGLTYTPGMYADDAELTALCRVVARYGGYYCPHHRSYGAGALQAYEEMVTLTRRAGCALHLAHATMNFGVNEGKAPDLLALLDRALDAGADITLDTYPYTPGCTTLVAMLPSWASEGGPDSILARLRDHTTAEKIRHHMEVVGADGCHGVPIEWDTIEISGVSAPGLDPYVGKTVAASAAERAEAPWVTARRLLIEDGLGSTILQHVGHEENVREIMRHRVHTGGSDGILQGAKPHPRAYGTFPRYLGRYARELGVLSLEECVAHLTSRPAARLRLPDRGLVREGYRADLVLFDPATVAAGSTFESPRTLPVGIPHVLIDGRFVIEDGRRTDTLAGRSVRRTG, encoded by the coding sequence ATGGATCTCGTCATCCAGGACGTACAGGTCGTCGACGGCACCGGCGACCCCTCCTACCGCGCGGACGTGGGCCTCACGGACGGTCGCATCGCCGCGATACGGAGGGAGGGCGCCGGCCCCCGCCTGAGCGCCGCGCGCTCTCTCGACGCCGCCGGGCTCGCCCTCTCCCCCGGCTTCATCGACATGCACGCGCACAGCGACCTCGCCCTGCTGCGCGACCCCGGCCACGCGGCGAAGGCCGCGCAGGGGGTGACGCTGGAGGTGATCGGGCAGGACGGCCTGTCGTACGCGCCCGTGGACGACCCGACCCTCGCCCAGGTCAGGCAGTCCATCACCGGCTGGAACGGCGGCGGTTCGGACATCGACTTCGACTGGCGGACGGTCGGTGAGTACCTGGACCGGCTCGACCACGGCTTCGACGGAGAGGGCATCGCGGTCAACGCCGCGTACCTGATCCCCCAGGGCACGGTCCGTATGTACGCGGTCGGTTGGGACGACCGCCCGGCGACCGGCGCCGAACTGGCCCGTATGGAACAGCTGGTGGCCGAGGGCCTGGAGCAGGGCGCGGTCGGCATGTCCTCCGGGCTGACGTACACGCCCGGCATGTACGCCGACGACGCCGAACTGACCGCGCTCTGCCGGGTGGTGGCGCGGTACGGCGGCTACTACTGCCCGCACCACCGGTCGTACGGCGCCGGCGCGCTCCAGGCGTACGAGGAGATGGTCACGCTCACCCGCCGGGCGGGGTGCGCGCTCCATCTGGCCCACGCCACCATGAACTTCGGCGTGAACGAGGGCAAGGCCCCTGATCTGCTGGCCCTGTTGGACAGGGCGCTGGACGCGGGCGCCGACATCACCCTGGACACCTATCCGTACACCCCCGGATGTACCACCCTCGTTGCGATGCTGCCCAGTTGGGCGAGCGAGGGCGGCCCGGACAGCATCCTGGCGCGGCTGCGCGACCACACCACCGCCGAGAAGATCCGCCACCACATGGAGGTGGTCGGGGCGGACGGCTGCCACGGGGTGCCCATCGAGTGGGACACGATCGAGATCTCGGGGGTCTCGGCGCCGGGACTGGACCCGTACGTGGGCAAGACGGTCGCCGCGTCGGCGGCCGAACGCGCTGAAGCCCCCTGGGTCACGGCCCGCAGGCTGCTGATCGAGGACGGTCTCGGCTCGACGATCCTCCAGCACGTGGGCCACGAGGAGAACGTCCGGGAGATCATGCGCCACCGCGTGCACACGGGCGGCAGCGACGGCATCCTCCAGGGCGCGAAGCCGCACCCGCGTGCGTACGGCACGTTCCCGCGGTATCTCGGGCGGTACGCGCGGGAGTTGGGCGTCCTGAGCCTGGAGGAGTGCGTGGCGCACCTGACCTCGCGCCCGGCCGCGCGCCTCCGCCTTCCCGATCGCGGTCTGGTACGGGAGGGCTACCGCGCGGACCTGGTCCTCTTCGACCCGGCCACGGTGGCGGCCGGGTCGACGTTCGAGTCCCCGCGCACTCTCCCCGTGGGCATCCCGCATGTGCTGATCGACGGCCGCTTCGTGATCGAGGACGGCCGGCGGACGGACACGCTGGCGGGGCGGTCGGTGCGGCGTACGGGGTGA
- a CDS encoding SDR family oxidoreductase: MDSLFRRYSATKAALSISWAHELAPRGITVNTVVSAFAETDMGIPQDTDLGRAALSSLPFHRYGRPEEVAAAVAFLAGPAASYITGTDVNVNGGWNA, from the coding sequence CTGGACAGCCTGTTTCGGCGATACAGCGCGACCAAGGCCGCCCTCAGCATCTCCTGGGCACACGAGCTGGCTCCGCGCGGGATCACCGTCAACACGGTCGTGTCCGCCTTCGCCGAGACGGACATGGGAATCCCGCAGGACACCGACCTGGGGCGGGCGGCTCTCTCCTCCCTCCCGTTCCACCGTTACGGGAGGCCGGAGGAAGTGGCGGCGGCCGTCGCGTTCCTGGCCGGCCCGGCCGCCTCGTACATCACGGGTACGGACGTCAACGTCAACGGCGGCTGGAACGCCTGA
- a CDS encoding pyridoxal phosphate-dependent aminotransferase, whose translation MQVIQSTKLANVCYEIRGPVLEEATRLEAAGHRILKLNTGNPAAFGFECPPEILEDMLRNLGDAHGYGDAKGLLSARRAVMQHYQTKGIDLDVEDIYLGNGVSELIQMSMQALLDDGDEVLVPAPDYPLWTASVSLAGGTAVHYRCDEQAEWMPDLTDIERKITDRTKAIVIINPNNPTGAVYGDEMLASLTEIARRHNLIVCSDEIYDRILYDGATHTPTAAIAPDLLTLTFNGLSKNYRVAGFRSGWMAVCGPKAHATSYIEGLTILANMRLCANMPSQHAVATALGGRQSIQDLVLPGGRILEQRDTAYDLLTQIPGVTCVKPKGALYLFPRLDPKVYKIKDDREMVLDLLRAEKIMVVHGTGFNWPEPDHFRIVTLPTTQDLTDAVTRIGNFLDGYSQP comes from the coding sequence ATGCAGGTGATCCAGTCGACGAAGCTCGCCAACGTCTGTTACGAGATCCGGGGCCCGGTCCTGGAGGAGGCGACGCGGCTGGAGGCGGCGGGCCACCGCATCCTCAAGCTCAACACCGGGAACCCGGCGGCGTTCGGCTTCGAGTGCCCGCCCGAGATCCTTGAGGACATGCTCCGCAACCTCGGCGACGCGCACGGCTACGGCGACGCGAAGGGCCTGCTGTCCGCGCGGCGCGCGGTGATGCAGCACTACCAGACCAAGGGCATCGACCTGGACGTCGAGGACATCTACCTCGGCAACGGCGTCTCCGAGCTGATCCAGATGTCGATGCAGGCGCTGCTGGACGACGGCGACGAGGTGCTCGTACCGGCACCGGACTATCCGCTGTGGACGGCGAGCGTGTCGCTCGCCGGGGGCACGGCCGTGCACTACCGGTGCGACGAGCAGGCCGAGTGGATGCCGGACCTCACCGACATCGAGCGCAAGATCACCGACCGCACGAAGGCGATCGTGATCATCAACCCGAACAACCCGACGGGCGCGGTGTACGGGGACGAGATGCTGGCCTCGCTCACCGAGATCGCCCGCCGGCACAACCTGATCGTGTGCTCGGACGAGATCTACGACCGGATCCTGTACGACGGCGCCACCCACACCCCCACGGCGGCGATCGCGCCCGACCTGCTCACCCTGACGTTCAACGGGCTGTCCAAGAACTACCGTGTCGCGGGTTTCCGCTCCGGCTGGATGGCGGTGTGCGGCCCCAAGGCCCACGCCACGTCGTACATCGAAGGCCTGACGATCCTGGCCAACATGCGGCTCTGCGCCAACATGCCGTCGCAGCACGCGGTGGCGACGGCCCTCGGCGGCCGGCAGTCGATCCAGGACCTGGTCCTGCCGGGCGGCCGGATCCTGGAACAGCGGGACACGGCGTACGACCTGCTCACCCAGATCCCTGGGGTGACGTGCGTGAAGCCGAAGGGCGCGCTGTATCTCTTCCCCCGGCTCGACCCGAAGGTCTACAAGATCAAGGACGACCGGGAGATGGTCCTGGACCTCCTCCGCGCCGAAAAGATCATGGTCGTCCACGGCACAGGCTTCAACTGGCCGGAACCGGACCACTTCCGCATCGTGACCCTCCCGACCACCCAGGACCTGACGGACGCGGTAACCCGAATCGGAAACTTCCTGGACGGCTACTCCCAGCCGTAG
- a CDS encoding SCO4983 family protein, whose amino-acid sequence MYEPIRAKSVHTMADADFPHRSREEELDIQLAGHLSALLAVTDELGLDEAGGSIARQIERLRGAAPVRPAPAATHPANDTDDIPTADLPHAHRAELHARALALAGRALVVAASRADTAAAILSAERMDAHTAALAEPPATPGTPRRLVGAH is encoded by the coding sequence ATGTACGAACCGATCCGCGCCAAGTCGGTCCACACGATGGCCGACGCCGACTTCCCCCACCGCAGCCGGGAGGAAGAGCTGGACATCCAGCTGGCCGGCCACCTCTCCGCGCTCCTTGCCGTGACCGACGAGCTGGGGCTGGACGAAGCGGGTGGGAGCATCGCGCGGCAGATAGAGCGGCTGCGGGGTGCGGCGCCGGTGCGCCCGGCCCCCGCCGCGACCCACCCGGCGAACGACACGGACGACATCCCCACCGCAGATCTGCCGCATGCCCACCGCGCCGAGCTGCACGCCCGGGCCCTCGCCCTCGCGGGTCGCGCCCTGGTCGTCGCCGCCTCGCGTGCCGACACCGCCGCCGCGATCCTGTCCGCCGAGCGGATGGACGCGCACACCGCCGCCCTCGCCGAACCCCCGGCCACCCCGGGCACCCCCCGCCGACTGGTCGGCGCCCACTGA
- a CDS encoding DUF397 domain-containing protein — MTAESKSDLYEQPLHGEWEKSAFSSGSSENCVLVMPINGGVAFGDSKHRDRDGALRFTDEEMLAHILAVKAGQYDHLIPQGTEL; from the coding sequence GTGACAGCCGAATCGAAGTCAGACCTGTACGAACAGCCTCTCCACGGGGAGTGGGAGAAGTCCGCGTTCAGCAGCGGTTCGAGCGAGAATTGCGTCCTGGTCATGCCGATCAACGGCGGCGTCGCCTTCGGCGACTCCAAGCACCGCGACCGCGACGGCGCGCTCCGCTTCACGGACGAGGAAATGCTGGCGCACATACTCGCGGTCAAGGCGGGCCAGTACGACCATCTCATCCCCCAAGGAACCGAGCTCTAG
- a CDS encoding ATP-binding protein: MDQRGYVLAVERYPCTALAVGEARALAGRVYAPYPWVDRDTVKLLVSETATNAVLHAGGGGFDLICHSPVRGSVQIEVHDRSQAEPKRRPHAALDSHGRGLELLDLLAPGWAVVTTMTGKGLIFTLTADPPESAYRRLLERVLLGLGGSVPLDEG; this comes from the coding sequence ATGGATCAGCGTGGATACGTACTCGCGGTCGAGCGGTACCCCTGTACCGCCCTCGCGGTCGGGGAGGCGCGGGCCCTCGCGGGGCGCGTCTACGCGCCGTACCCGTGGGTGGATCGCGACACCGTCAAGCTGCTGGTGAGCGAGACGGCCACCAACGCCGTGCTGCATGCGGGCGGCGGCGGGTTCGACCTTATCTGTCACTCGCCGGTGCGGGGTTCGGTCCAGATCGAGGTGCACGACCGGAGCCAGGCCGAGCCCAAGCGGCGCCCGCACGCGGCGTTGGACAGCCATGGGCGCGGGCTGGAGTTACTCGACCTCCTCGCGCCGGGGTGGGCCGTCGTCACGACGATGACGGGGAAGGGGTTGATCTTCACGCTGACGGCCGATCCGCCGGAGTCGGCCTATCGGCGGCTGCTGGAGCGGGTGTTGCTGGGGCTGGGTGGCAGCGTGCCGCTGGACGAGGGGTGA